In Romboutsia lituseburensis, a genomic segment contains:
- a CDS encoding helix-turn-helix transcriptional regulator: MSKLDEILNDFYCCLSTPIHFVNKKFNVLGEKGMCDDYYDMIKNTTIYKDIKENALSTLNLTYSNNISFLVVPILDYDLYRGYFIVGPFKSDSSCTVPDMVYKPAYLIDNMSQILKHIINEKLSSYNSLSSYTKGCIDYVHRNYSLDIKIDDICEHLNVNKSYFCSVFKKETGYTFTNFLNMMRVERSKRLLMDKNNSILDVALSVGYNNHNYYTTTFKKLNGNTPLEYRNNVLFKSIKN; this comes from the coding sequence TTGAGTAAATTAGATGAAATTTTAAATGATTTTTATTGTTGTTTAAGTACTCCTATTCATTTTGTTAATAAAAAATTTAATGTATTAGGTGAAAAAGGTATGTGTGATGATTATTATGATATGATTAAAAACACTACTATTTATAAAGATATAAAAGAAAATGCTTTATCTACGCTTAATCTTACATATTCTAATAATATTAGTTTTCTTGTAGTTCCTATATTAGATTATGATTTATATAGAGGCTATTTTATTGTTGGTCCTTTTAAATCAGATTCTAGCTGTACTGTGCCTGACATGGTTTATAAACCAGCTTACTTGATAGATAATATGTCGCAAATTTTAAAACATATTATAAATGAAAAATTAAGTTCTTATAATTCACTTAGTTCTTATACTAAGGGCTGTATTGATTATGTTCATAGAAACTACTCTTTAGATATTAAGATAGATGATATATGTGAGCATTTAAATGTTAATAAAAGTTATTTTTGCTCTGTTTTTAAAAAGGAAACTGGATATACTTTTACTAACTTTTTAAATATGATGAGAGTTGAAAGAAGTAAAAGACTTCTCATGGATAAAAATAATTCTATTTTAGATGTTGCTTTATCTGTTGGTTATAACAACCATAATTATTATACAACTACTTTTAAAAAATTAAATGGAAATACTCCTTTAGAGTATAGAAATAATGTTTTATTTAAATCCATAAAAAACTAA
- a CDS encoding YdcF family protein, with product MIKKNKLKIAFLVISVIFIFIGYLAFSIWSFGNKSQLVKTDAAIVLGAAVWDNKPSPVLRERINHAIWLYDNNYLDKIIFTGGKGEGNKYSESEVSRDYAIKNDVSLDDILIETKSKITEENIKYAYEVANEKNLKTFTIVSDPLHMKRAILMAKNTGIKAYSSPTPSSVYKTLNSQVPFLLRELFFYTGYILSLPFR from the coding sequence TTGATTAAAAAAAATAAGTTAAAGATAGCCTTTCTTGTGATATCTGTAATCTTTATTTTTATTGGTTATCTGGCTTTTAGTATTTGGAGTTTTGGCAACAAATCACAATTAGTTAAAACTGATGCAGCTATAGTACTTGGTGCTGCTGTTTGGGATAATAAGCCCTCTCCTGTTTTACGTGAAAGGATAAATCATGCTATTTGGCTTTATGATAATAATTATTTAGATAAAATCATTTTCACTGGTGGGAAGGGTGAAGGTAATAAGTATTCTGAGTCTGAGGTTTCAAGAGATTATGCTATTAAAAATGATGTTAGTTTGGATGATATCCTTATTGAAACTAAATCAAAAATAACAGAAGAAAATATAAAATATGCTTATGAAGTTGCTAATGAAAAAAATTTAAAAACCTTTACTATTGTAAGTGATCCTTTACATATGAAAAGAGCAATTTTAATGGCAAAAAACACTGGTATAAAAGCATATTCATCACCTACTCCAAGTTCTGTATATAAAACATTAAATAGCCAAGTACCGTTTTTATTACGAGAGTTATTTTTTTATACCGGTTATATTTTAAGTTTGCCATTTAGATAA
- a CDS encoding DUF3955 domain-containing protein: MKKYLFTITPFILGVICFVAFNIIGSEVAPDGTLVEPFGLIPVGFLLISISLIASFILSTWALFHNPTKIDKIAFGVSLALILLSASYLFLSFSYLHSLDMEEISMVSKSIVS; encoded by the coding sequence ATGAAAAAATATCTTTTTACAATTACACCATTTATATTAGGAGTTATATGCTTTGTTGCATTTAACATTATTGGATCTGAGGTAGCTCCTGACGGTACATTAGTAGAACCATTTGGTCTTATACCAGTTGGATTCTTATTAATTTCAATCTCACTTATTGCTTCATTTATTTTGAGTACTTGGGCTTTATTCCACAACCCAACAAAGATAGATAAAATAGCATTTGGAGTATCCTTAGCGCTTATATTACTATCAGCTTCTTATTTATTTTTATCATTTTCATATCTTCACTCTTTGGATATGGAAGAGATATCTATGGTAAGTAAAAGCATAGTTTCTTAA
- a CDS encoding ABC transporter ATP-binding protein → MISAKNLKIGYESKVVIDDLSLTINRGEVLSIIGPNGCGKSTLLKTLSRMIKPIEGEIFIENNSLSSLNNKTISQKICLLSQHNNAPSDLTVEELVYFGRIPHKKWYETKNKEDKHLVDWAIKNTGLEKYKNTPIGSLSGGERQRAYIAQALCQKPEVLLLDEPTTYLDISHQLELMELIREINEKFNITIVMVLHELNQASKYSDRLVIMKCGEIVCDGCPNKIINKEVIKDVYCIDCDIDNDPIFNKPRIHPIQTIKIA, encoded by the coding sequence ATGATTAGCGCTAAAAATTTAAAAATAGGGTATGAAAGCAAGGTTGTAATAGATGATTTAAGTTTAACTATAAACAGAGGAGAAGTTTTATCAATAATAGGCCCTAATGGATGCGGTAAAAGTACTTTACTAAAAACATTATCTAGGATGATAAAACCAATTGAAGGCGAAATTTTTATTGAAAATAACAGCTTATCAAGTTTAAATAATAAAACAATTTCTCAAAAGATATGTTTACTTTCACAGCATAATAATGCTCCTTCAGATTTAACAGTAGAAGAGCTGGTTTACTTTGGAAGGATACCGCACAAAAAATGGTATGAAACGAAAAATAAAGAAGATAAACACCTTGTAGATTGGGCAATTAAAAATACAGGGCTAGAAAAATATAAAAATACTCCAATAGGTTCACTATCAGGGGGAGAAAGACAAAGAGCTTATATCGCACAAGCATTATGTCAAAAACCAGAAGTACTATTATTAGATGAACCTACAACGTATTTGGATATATCCCATCAATTAGAGCTTATGGAGCTAATTAGAGAAATAAATGAAAAGTTTAATATAACTATTGTTATGGTACTTCATGAATTAAATCAAGCAAGTAAATATAGCGATAGACTAGTAATTATGAAGTGTGGAGAAATAGTTTGTGATGGATGCCCAAATAAGATTATAAACAAAGAAGTTATAAAAGATGTTTATTGCATTGATTGTGATATAGACAATGATCCAATATTCAATAAGCCAAGGATACATCCAATACAAACTATAAAAATAGCATAA
- a CDS encoding S-layer homology domain-containing protein produces the protein MHKKAISFITLGLIFISSKNSVFAQSTSFTDINGHWAKSTIEDFVNQGYINGYSDNEFKPNQNMTRAEFVKIFNSFFGLTNKSNKVFEDTKSHWAKEAIDIAVTNGVCKGITNTEFKPNNPITRQEASVMISNYKNLNDNNHEEIFYLNDFSDISYWAKDSVEGVLERGYMKGFDNSFRPQDKITRAEAVSTLSRVHKGNVPPVENTDIKESDRIERAKESVMNTYGYSYYEISTYFDIDNLDNLWLTGKNYYSFYDTEGSDRIILVDKDTFKAYSWYSNGDLFQETDAAINNYVNVVLDKLNSIYNFGEKFTYIDLIEKKDSIYTVSALVKRDIDSKPYKYVFNIKNNKIISYYLV, from the coding sequence ATGCACAAAAAAGCCATTAGTTTTATTACATTAGGGTTAATTTTTATATCTAGTAAAAATAGTGTATTTGCACAATCAACATCATTTACTGATATAAATGGTCATTGGGCTAAATCAACAATAGAGGACTTTGTTAATCAAGGATACATAAATGGGTATTCAGATAATGAGTTTAAACCAAATCAAAATATGACTAGAGCTGAATTTGTTAAAATATTTAACAGTTTTTTTGGGTTAACAAATAAAAGCAATAAAGTATTTGAGGATACTAAAAGTCATTGGGCTAAAGAAGCTATAGATATAGCTGTTACGAATGGAGTATGTAAAGGTATAACTAATACAGAATTCAAACCAAACAATCCTATAACTAGACAAGAAGCATCCGTTATGATTTCTAATTATAAGAATCTAAATGATAATAACCATGAGGAAATATTTTACTTAAATGATTTTTCAGATATTTCTTACTGGGCTAAAGACTCTGTTGAAGGTGTTTTAGAAAGAGGATATATGAAAGGTTTCGATAATTCATTTAGACCTCAAGATAAAATAACGAGAGCCGAAGCTGTATCTACGTTAAGTAGAGTTCATAAAGGAAATGTTCCTCCAGTAGAAAATACTGACATAAAAGAAAGTGATAGAATTGAAAGAGCAAAAGAAAGTGTAATGAATACATATGGTTATTCATACTATGAAATATCTACTTATTTTGATATAGATAATTTAGATAATTTATGGTTAACAGGAAAAAATTATTATTCTTTTTATGATACAGAAGGCAGTGATCGTATAATCTTAGTTGATAAAGATACATTTAAAGCTTATAGCTGGTATTCAAATGGAGATTTATTCCAAGAAACTGATGCAGCAATAAATAATTATGTTAATGTTGTTCTAGATAAACTAAATTCCATCTATAACTTCGGAGAAAAATTTACTTATATCGACTTGATTGAAAAAAAAGATAGTATATATACAGTTTCTGCCCTTGTTAAAAGAGATATAGATTCTAAACCTTATAAATATGTATTTAATATAAAAAATAATAAAATAATAAGTTATTACTTAGTATAA
- a CDS encoding type II toxin-antitoxin system HicB family antitoxin, giving the protein MKIGYYAIFNYEEYDRNEEQYGIGIEFPDIPECISCARTEQEALFMAKEVLEFITANMKVNELPKMSELNEIELKYNEKAFYISYNTEDIDLSTFTCY; this is encoded by the coding sequence ATGAAAATAGGATATTATGCAATATTTAACTATGAAGAATATGATAGAAATGAAGAACAATATGGAATAGGTATAGAATTTCCAGATATACCAGAGTGTATAAGTTGTGCTAGAACAGAGCAAGAAGCACTTTTTATGGCAAAAGAAGTATTAGAATTCATAACAGCTAATATGAAAGTTAATGAATTGCCTAAAATGAGTGAACTTAATGAGATTGAATTAAAATACAATGAGAAAGCTTTTTATATATCGTATAATACAGAAGATATAGATTTATCAACTTTTACATGCTATTAA
- a CDS encoding FecCD family ABC transporter permease codes for MKINKNYLIIALSLLTLAVLLILLSTVGSVNLEFNEIISALIHDDNKLVTTIVYKMRLPRNILAALVGANLAVSGILLQSVMKNPLADPGITGVSSGASVAAIIILLLAPSYTKVLPIVAFIGGAIACLLVFVMAWKNGLKPGRIVLAGVAINTILGGVISFLSTMYSDRIQSAMLWLNGSLATKTWADVNMLFAYSIIGLIVSLLLIRSANVLQLGDEAATNLGFNVNLTRLLISGVAVFLAATSTSVVGVISFVGLIVPHISRMLMGSDHKYTIPFSMILGSIVLLVADTLGRTIGGAIEIPVGVIMSIVGGPFFLYLLRKRGNY; via the coding sequence ATGAAAATAAATAAAAACTATTTAATAATAGCTTTATCACTACTAACTTTAGCTGTTTTACTAATACTGTTATCAACTGTAGGAAGTGTAAACTTAGAATTTAATGAAATTATAAGTGCATTAATACATGATGATAATAAGCTAGTAACAACTATAGTTTATAAAATGAGATTACCTAGAAATATATTAGCAGCATTAGTAGGAGCTAACCTAGCAGTATCTGGGATACTTTTACAGTCAGTTATGAAAAACCCACTAGCAGACCCGGGGATAACAGGTGTATCCTCTGGGGCAAGTGTGGCAGCTATAATAATTTTATTATTAGCACCAAGCTATACGAAAGTTCTTCCAATTGTAGCTTTTATAGGAGGTGCTATAGCATGTTTATTAGTATTTGTAATGGCTTGGAAAAATGGATTAAAACCAGGAAGAATAGTTCTTGCAGGGGTTGCTATAAATACTATTTTAGGTGGAGTGATATCATTTTTATCAACTATGTATAGTGATAGAATCCAAAGTGCGATGCTTTGGTTAAATGGAAGTTTAGCAACTAAAACTTGGGCAGATGTAAATATGTTATTTGCATATTCAATAATAGGGCTTATAGTTTCACTACTACTTATAAGAAGTGCAAATGTGTTGCAATTAGGAGATGAAGCTGCAACAAATTTAGGATTTAATGTTAATTTAACAAGATTATTAATATCAGGTGTTGCTGTATTTTTAGCTGCAACATCAACATCAGTAGTTGGAGTTATAAGTTTTGTCGGACTTATAGTTCCACATATATCTAGAATGCTTATGGGAAGCGATCATAAGTATACAATACCTTTTAGTATGATACTAGGAAGTATAGTTTTATTAGTAGCAGACACATTAGGTAGAACAATAGGAGGAGCTATAGAAATTCCAGTAGGGGTTATTATGTCTATAGTAGGAGGACCATTTTTCTTATATTTACTAAGAAAGAGAGGTAATTATTAA
- a CDS encoding S-layer homology domain-containing protein, with protein sequence MNLKKYSVSVFTLMLVLSNLLVANAQPLSDIDSHWAQSTIEKFINQGYISGYKDETFKPNQNMTRAEFVTILNNVFGLTNKSNKVFNDTKGHWAKESIDIAVTNGVCEGISKTKFNPNGKITREETAAMLSNYKNISDYALDKINTFNDKNNISNWAKTSVEGAIENGYMGGYPDKTFRPKNSITRAEAVVTLDNVINSNTTNQNPIPSDDMKLPTINYAKEQNVAVTGRGGAKGYSNVYYSPKNKIKGTIYAKYGDPTRGMHTYGCTTQKEYDMVVKFVKDNLKTINFRLEPHWVYLQTYLTKGQQHDNYIDSILESNNIKTTYSDCLYDGSPTSHSFIILDLEGKRLSQEDAELLQVYNSASSYILKNIPHSKDDSKAFSAYDTIFRGLSSKQSICQLNLLIADILGLNGCILNDYYGEENTSIYLLFKDEWFTTFGRGIYMKSSNIFKQDRGVLESPTYNLGY encoded by the coding sequence ATGAACTTAAAAAAATATTCAGTATCAGTATTTACATTGATGCTTGTATTGTCAAATTTACTAGTTGCTAATGCTCAGCCATTATCAGATATAGACAGTCATTGGGCTCAGTCAACTATAGAAAAATTTATAAATCAAGGGTACATAAGTGGATACAAAGACGAAACATTTAAACCTAATCAAAATATGACTAGAGCTGAATTTGTAACAATACTTAATAACGTATTTGGACTAACAAATAAAAGCAACAAAGTATTTAATGATACAAAAGGACATTGGGCCAAAGAATCTATAGATATAGCCGTTACTAATGGGGTTTGTGAGGGAATATCTAAAACTAAATTCAATCCAAATGGTAAAATAACAAGAGAAGAAACTGCTGCTATGTTATCAAATTATAAAAATATCAGTGATTATGCTTTAGATAAAATAAACACTTTTAATGATAAAAATAACATATCAAACTGGGCTAAAACTTCAGTAGAAGGAGCTATAGAAAATGGATATATGGGTGGATATCCTGACAAAACTTTTAGACCTAAAAACTCTATCACAAGAGCTGAAGCAGTTGTAACTTTAGATAATGTTATTAATTCAAATACAACAAATCAAAATCCTATTCCATCGGATGATATGAAGTTACCTACAATTAATTATGCTAAAGAGCAAAATGTAGCAGTAACAGGCAGAGGTGGCGCTAAAGGATACAGTAATGTTTATTATTCACCGAAAAACAAAATCAAAGGAACGATATATGCAAAATATGGTGATCCAACTAGGGGTATGCATACATATGGATGTACTACACAAAAAGAATATGACATGGTAGTTAAATTTGTAAAAGATAATCTAAAAACTATTAATTTTAGATTAGAACCTCATTGGGTTTACTTACAGACTTATTTAACAAAAGGACAGCAACATGACAATTATATAGATAGTATACTAGAATCAAATAATATAAAAACAACATATTCTGATTGTCTATATGATGGTTCACCTACATCTCATTCTTTCATAATATTAGACTTAGAAGGTAAAAGATTAAGTCAGGAAGATGCCGAGCTATTGCAAGTTTATAATAGTGCTAGTTCTTACATATTAAAAAACATCCCTCACTCTAAAGATGATTCAAAAGCTTTTTCTGCATACGATACTATATTTAGAGGATTAAGTAGCAAACAGAGTATTTGCCAGCTTAATTTGCTTATTGCTGATATTTTAGGATTAAATGGATGCATATTAAATGATTATTATGGTGAAGAAAACACATCCATTTATCTATTGTTTAAAGATGAATGGTTCACAACATTTGGCCGCGGTATTTATATGAAGTCATCTAATATATTCAAACAAGATAGAGGTGTTTTAGAATCACCAACATATAATCTAGGGTACTAG
- a CDS encoding nitrogenase iron protein NifH: MRKIAIYGKGGIGKSTTTSNLSAALSNLGYKVMQIGCDPKADSTKNLMNGKFIPTVLDVMNEKGDDVNLSDIVFEGYNGVLCVEAGGPTPGVGCAGRGIIAAFEKLEELEAFETFKPDIVIYDVLGDVVCGGFSMPIRNGYAKDVYIVTSGEMMSMYAASNISTAVNQFKNRGYASLKGLILNAKNVEDEQNLVNKLANEIESEVFHYIPRDKLVQISENDGKTVIEKDENSYMANVYLELAKKIVNE; the protein is encoded by the coding sequence ATGAGAAAAATAGCCATTTACGGTAAGGGAGGTATAGGTAAATCTACCACAACATCAAATTTATCAGCTGCCTTATCTAATTTAGGATATAAAGTCATGCAAATTGGATGTGATCCTAAAGCAGACTCAACTAAAAATTTAATGAACGGAAAATTTATACCAACGGTTTTAGATGTTATGAATGAAAAAGGAGATGATGTAAATCTTTCAGACATTGTATTTGAAGGATACAATGGAGTGTTATGTGTAGAAGCAGGAGGACCTACACCAGGTGTTGGATGTGCAGGTAGAGGTATAATAGCTGCATTTGAAAAGCTAGAAGAATTAGAAGCATTTGAAACATTTAAGCCAGATATAGTTATATACGATGTTTTGGGAGATGTTGTTTGTGGAGGATTTTCAATGCCTATAAGAAATGGATATGCAAAAGATGTTTATATAGTAACATCAGGTGAAATGATGTCTATGTATGCAGCAAGTAATATATCTACAGCTGTAAATCAATTTAAAAATAGAGGATATGCATCTTTAAAAGGTTTAATATTAAATGCTAAAAACGTAGAAGATGAACAAAATCTAGTTAATAAACTAGCTAATGAAATAGAATCAGAAGTATTTCACTATATACCAAGAGATAAGTTAGTTCAAATATCAGAAAATGATGGAAAGACAGTAATAGAAAAAGATGAAAATAGCTATATGGCAAATGTATATCTTGAATTAGCTAAAAAAATAGTAAATGAATAA
- a CDS encoding ABC transporter substrate-binding protein, with product MKLRKLGSIFLISALVLTGCQSSNSGKGEAAKESEKELNVVSATVSATQVLDKLDANLLGIPTTKQELPEKYKGLPEVGQAMNPDLEIVASLEPDVFVMDNMFKENVEESMKEYDINTFYFDTSTYSAFLNSIKELGKETNKEEQAVKVIDELKDVEKEAVAKKGDKEPTVAIIFGGGENFMLATETSYLGDLAKTVGAKNIATDLDTKVESPYIQFSLEQILKQNPDYILRFAHGNIEETKKSFDDAFDKNPAYKELDAVKNNKVVDLDPSIFNVSANLQVKDAITTLGEIFYGK from the coding sequence ATGAAGTTAAGAAAGTTAGGATCAATATTTTTAATATCGGCATTAGTATTAACAGGATGCCAGTCATCAAATTCAGGCAAAGGAGAAGCAGCGAAAGAATCAGAAAAAGAATTAAATGTAGTATCAGCCACAGTATCGGCAACACAAGTTCTAGATAAGTTAGATGCAAATTTATTAGGTATACCAACAACTAAACAGGAATTACCTGAAAAGTATAAAGGACTTCCTGAAGTCGGTCAAGCTATGAATCCAGATTTAGAAATAGTGGCATCACTAGAACCAGATGTGTTTGTAATGGACAATATGTTTAAAGAAAACGTAGAAGAAAGTATGAAAGAGTATGATATAAATACATTCTACTTTGATACAAGTACATATTCAGCATTTTTAAATAGTATCAAAGAACTAGGAAAAGAAACAAATAAAGAAGAACAAGCAGTAAAAGTAATAGACGAATTAAAAGATGTGGAAAAAGAAGCTGTAGCAAAAAAAGGAGATAAAGAACCAACAGTTGCTATTATATTTGGTGGTGGAGAAAACTTTATGCTAGCAACAGAAACATCATACTTAGGAGATTTAGCTAAAACAGTAGGAGCTAAAAACATAGCAACAGACTTAGATACTAAGGTTGAATCACCATATATTCAATTTAGTTTAGAACAAATATTAAAGCAAAATCCAGATTATATATTAAGATTTGCTCATGGAAATATAGAAGAAACTAAAAAGTCATTTGATGATGCATTTGATAAAAATCCAGCATATAAGGAATTAGATGCAGTAAAAAATAATAAGGTTGTAGATTTAGACCCAAGTATATTTAATGTATCTGCAAACTTACAAGTTAAAGATGCTATAACTACTCTTGGAGAAATATTCTACGGTAAATAA
- a CDS encoding S-layer homology domain-containing protein, which produces MKLKKYTVSTLTLILISANLITANAQPLSDIDNHWAQSTIEKFVNQGYISGYKDETFKPNQNMTRAEFVTILNNVFGLTNKSNKVFNDTKGHWAKESIDIAVTNGVCEGISKTKFNPNGKITREETAAMLANYKKISDYALDKTNTFNDKNNISNWSKASVEGVLEKGYMGGYPDTTFRPKNSITRAEAVVTLDNVINSNTTNQNPIPSDDMKLPTINYAKEQNVAVTGRGGAKGYSNVYYSPKNKIKGKIYAKYGDPTRGMHTYGCTTQKEYDMVVKFIKDNLKTINFRLEPHWVYLQTHLTKGPQHDNYIDSILESNNIKITYGDCLYDGSSLASHSFMISALENKRLSPEDAELLQTYNSASSYILKKIPHAKEDSKAFSAYDTIFRGLSSQESICQINLLIADILGLNGCIINGVYVEGRSLQGPHLSLLFGNHWSTTFGYFIYGKEDNLFQQNESILESPTYNLGY; this is translated from the coding sequence ATGAAATTAAAAAAATATACAGTATCAACACTTACATTGATACTTATATCAGCAAATTTAATAACCGCAAATGCTCAACCATTATCAGATATAGATAATCATTGGGCTCAATCAACTATAGAAAAATTTGTTAACCAAGGGTACATAAGTGGATACAAAGACGAAACATTTAAACCTAATCAAAATATGACTAGAGCTGAATTTGTAACAATACTTAATAACGTATTTGGACTAACAAATAAAAGCAACAAAGTATTTAATGATACAAAAGGACATTGGGCTAAAGAATCTATAGATATAGCCGTTACTAATGGGGTTTGCGAGGGAATATCTAAAACTAAATTCAATCCAAATGGTAAAATAACAAGAGAAGAAACTGCTGCTATGTTAGCAAATTATAAAAAAATAAGTGATTATGCTTTAGATAAAACAAACACTTTTAATGATAAAAATAACATATCAAACTGGTCAAAAGCTTCAGTAGAGGGTGTTCTAGAAAAAGGATACATGGGTGGATATCCTGACACAACTTTTAGACCTAAAAACTCTATCACAAGAGCTGAAGCAGTTGTAACTTTAGATAATGTTATTAATTCAAATACAACAAATCAAAATCCTATTCCATCGGATGATATGAAATTACCTACAATTAATTATGCTAAAGAGCAAAATGTAGCAGTAACAGGAAGAGGTGGTGCTAAAGGATACAGTAATGTTTATTATTCACCTAAAAACAAAATCAAAGGAAAGATATATGCAAAATATGGTGATCCAACTAGGGGTATGCATACATATGGATGTACTACCCAAAAAGAATATGACATGGTAGTTAAATTTATAAAAGATAATCTAAAAACTATTAATTTTAGATTAGAACCTCATTGGGTTTACTTACAGACTCATTTAACAAAAGGACCACAACATGACAATTATATAGATAGTATACTAGAGTCAAATAATATAAAAATAACATATGGTGATTGTCTATATGATGGATCATCACTTGCATCTCATTCTTTTATGATATCAGCATTAGAAAATAAAAGATTGAGTCCTGAAGATGCTGAACTATTACAAACTTATAATAGCGCTAGTTCTTATATATTAAAAAAAATACCTCATGCTAAAGAGGATTCTAAAGCTTTTTCTGCATATGATACTATCTTTAGGGGATTAAGCAGCCAAGAGAGTATTTGCCAAATTAATTTACTTATTGCTGACATTTTAGGATTGAACGGATGTATAATAAACGGTGTTTATGTTGAAGGAAGATCATTACAAGGACCACATCTTAGCCTATTGTTTGGAAATCACTGGTCTACAACATTTGGTTACTTTATTTATGGGAAAGAAGATAATCTATTCCAACAAAATGAATCTATTTTAGAGTCGCCAACATATAATCTAGGTTACTAG